The following proteins come from a genomic window of Geomonas sp. RF6:
- a CDS encoding ABC transporter permease, which yields MFFIKLILRNLFRHKLRSVLTVVGVAVAVLAFGLLRTLVGLWYSGADRASATRLVTRNSISLIFPLPISYLERIRSVPGVTQVTYGSWFGGVYIDEKNFFPNYAVEPKSYLDLYPEFILSPEEKTAFYQDRKGCVVGAKLAKTYHWKVGDLITLRGTIYPGQWEFMLRGIYRGAQRGTEERILLFHYDYLNESVRRTVPRRADQVGFYVIGVKDVDHVPEVSLKVDEMFKNSLAETLTETERAFQLGFVAMTEAIMIAIQIVSYMVIAIIMVVAANTMAMTARERVGEYATLKTLGFNGLHIGIIIFGESVVISFLGGILGVILSFPAAHWIEVKLAQYFPYFSLSPETLLLEVLAAVSVGIVSGIFPTWRGTTIRIADGLKRIG from the coding sequence ATGTTCTTCATCAAGCTCATCCTGAGAAACCTCTTTCGACACAAGCTGCGGTCGGTGCTTACGGTCGTCGGTGTTGCAGTCGCCGTCCTCGCCTTCGGCCTTTTGCGCACTCTGGTGGGGCTCTGGTACTCGGGGGCGGATCGCGCCTCAGCCACCCGCCTCGTCACCAGAAACTCCATCTCCCTCATATTCCCCCTTCCCATCTCCTACCTGGAACGGATCCGCAGCGTCCCCGGGGTGACTCAAGTTACCTACGGCTCCTGGTTTGGCGGGGTGTACATCGACGAGAAAAACTTCTTTCCCAACTACGCGGTGGAGCCAAAGAGCTACCTCGACCTCTACCCGGAATTCATACTCTCTCCCGAAGAAAAGACCGCCTTTTACCAGGATCGGAAAGGGTGCGTGGTCGGCGCGAAGCTCGCGAAGACCTATCACTGGAAGGTCGGCGACCTCATCACCTTGCGCGGTACGATCTATCCTGGGCAGTGGGAGTTCATGCTGCGCGGCATCTACCGCGGTGCGCAGCGGGGGACCGAGGAGCGGATCCTCCTCTTTCACTACGACTATCTCAACGAAAGCGTGAGGAGGACGGTGCCACGGCGGGCCGACCAGGTCGGGTTCTATGTGATAGGGGTGAAGGATGTCGACCACGTGCCGGAGGTGTCGCTGAAGGTTGACGAGATGTTCAAGAACTCCCTTGCGGAAACCCTCACGGAGACGGAGCGGGCCTTTCAGCTCGGGTTCGTGGCGATGACCGAAGCGATCATGATCGCCATCCAGATCGTGTCGTACATGGTGATAGCCATCATCATGGTCGTCGCCGCAAATACCATGGCGATGACCGCGCGGGAGCGGGTAGGGGAGTACGCCACCTTGAAGACGCTCGGCTTCAACGGGCTCCACATCGGCATCATCATCTTCGGAGAATCTGTCGTCATCTCCTTCCTCGGCGGGATCCTCGGCGTCATCCTGAGCTTCCCCGCCGCCCATTGGATCGAGGTGAAGCTCGCGCAATATTTCCCCTATTTTTCCCTCTCCCCCGAGACCCTGCTGCTGGAGGTGCTGGCGGCCGTCTCCGTCGGCATCGTCTCCGGTATCTTTCCCACCTGGAGGGGCACGACCATCCGCATCGCGGACGGGTTGAAGCGGATCGGATAG
- a CDS encoding prephenate dehydrogenase, producing the protein MPLVKRLTVIGVGLIGGSLARALREQGAVGEVVGVGRGEANLKRGVELGVLDRYCTDPVEGVQGADMVFLSTPVCSIPGLVERIAPHLAKGCIVTDGGSVKGTIVSACEPLMPEGTFFIGGHPIAGTEHSGVEASFATLYQGKRCIITPTERSDADALAKVVAVWEAAGSSVTVMDPVRHDRVVAAISHLPHMVAYSLVNAVEGYEKTAGDLLCFSAGGFRDFTRIASSDPAMWRDIALTNRDAVLEMMDFFATTLAELRKLVDAGDGAGLEKFFLNSKLARDAIL; encoded by the coding sequence ATGCCGCTGGTCAAGCGTCTCACCGTCATCGGCGTCGGCCTCATCGGAGGGTCTCTCGCACGCGCGCTGCGCGAGCAGGGGGCCGTCGGCGAGGTCGTCGGAGTCGGCAGGGGAGAGGCGAACCTGAAGCGCGGCGTCGAGCTCGGCGTTCTGGACCGCTACTGCACCGATCCGGTCGAGGGGGTTCAGGGCGCTGACATGGTTTTTCTGTCAACGCCGGTCTGCTCCATCCCGGGACTCGTTGAGCGGATCGCTCCGCATCTCGCCAAGGGGTGCATCGTCACCGACGGCGGGAGCGTGAAGGGGACGATCGTCTCCGCCTGCGAGCCGCTCATGCCGGAAGGGACCTTCTTTATCGGGGGGCACCCGATCGCCGGTACCGAGCACTCCGGAGTCGAGGCGTCCTTTGCGACGCTGTACCAGGGGAAGCGCTGCATCATAACGCCGACAGAGCGCTCCGATGCGGACGCCCTGGCGAAAGTCGTCGCGGTATGGGAAGCGGCTGGATCAAGCGTCACGGTCATGGATCCGGTGCGTCACGACCGGGTGGTGGCGGCTATCTCCCACCTGCCGCACATGGTGGCGTACTCGCTGGTGAACGCGGTGGAAGGGTATGAAAAGACGGCGGGGGATCTGCTGTGCTTCTCCGCCGGCGGCTTCAGGGATTTCACCCGCATCGCCAGCTCCGATCCCGCCATGTGGCGCGACATCGCCCTCACCAACCGGGATGCGGTGCTGGAGATGATGGATTTCTTTGCCACCACCCTGGCAGAGCTGAGAAAATTGGTGGATGCAGGAGACGGCGCGGGGCTGGAGAAGTTCTTCCTGAACTCGAAGCTCGCAAGAGACGCGATCCTGTAG
- a CDS encoding integration host factor subunit beta: protein MTKSELIDKLVETRGVLTRKDSEAVVSLVFDAMSEALTSGDKVEIRGFGSFTIREREPREARNPKSGEIVSIPSKKTPFFKTGKDLRERVNSL, encoded by the coding sequence ATGACTAAGAGCGAACTGATTGACAAACTCGTGGAAACCCGCGGGGTGCTTACCCGCAAGGACTCCGAGGCGGTAGTATCTCTGGTGTTTGATGCCATGAGCGAAGCGCTCACCAGTGGTGACAAGGTGGAAATTCGCGGGTTCGGCAGCTTCACCATCAGGGAGCGCGAGCCGCGTGAGGCGCGGAATCCGAAGAGCGGGGAGATTGTAAGCATTCCCAGCAAGAAGACTCCGTTCTTCAAGACCGGGAAAGATCTGCGCGAGCGGGTCAACAGCCTGTAG
- the ispH gene encoding 4-hydroxy-3-methylbut-2-enyl diphosphate reductase: protein MEVILAKQAGFCFGVKRATQMAFEAADRGGETYTLGPIIHSPQVVQRLKEKGVELLESLEGVDSGTIIIRSHGVTASELNEAAARELEIVDATCPFVKKAQEHVESLSAQGYDVVVVGDADHPEVQGIVSYATGPVYVVGSGDEAMALPRMTKIGVVAQTTQSFENLKQVVDACLCKGGEIRVYHTICDATAVRQEEAKVLAGKVDCMVVIGGYNSANTKRLAEVCGELQPRTYHIETASQLDPEWFTGVEKVGVTAGASTPKWLIDEVLDRIAELDRDKKR, encoded by the coding sequence ATGGAAGTCATTCTGGCAAAACAGGCGGGTTTCTGCTTCGGCGTGAAGCGGGCGACGCAGATGGCCTTCGAGGCCGCGGATCGCGGCGGCGAGACGTACACCCTCGGCCCGATCATCCATTCCCCCCAGGTCGTGCAGCGACTGAAGGAGAAGGGTGTGGAACTCCTGGAGAGCCTGGAGGGGGTCGATTCCGGCACCATCATCATCCGCTCCCACGGTGTCACCGCCTCCGAGCTGAACGAGGCGGCTGCCCGCGAGCTGGAGATCGTCGACGCCACCTGCCCCTTTGTCAAGAAGGCGCAGGAGCATGTGGAAAGCCTCTCCGCGCAGGGGTACGACGTGGTCGTCGTCGGGGATGCCGACCACCCGGAGGTGCAGGGTATCGTCTCCTACGCCACCGGCCCGGTCTACGTCGTCGGCTCGGGGGACGAGGCGATGGCTCTGCCGCGCATGACGAAGATCGGCGTCGTCGCGCAGACGACCCAGTCCTTCGAGAACCTGAAGCAGGTGGTCGATGCCTGCCTCTGCAAAGGTGGCGAAATCAGGGTGTACCACACCATCTGCGACGCCACCGCCGTGCGGCAGGAAGAAGCAAAAGTACTGGCAGGGAAGGTGGATTGCATGGTGGTCATCGGCGGCTACAACAGCGCCAACACCAAACGCCTTGCCGAGGTGTGCGGGGAGTTGCAGCCGCGCACCTACCATATCGAAACGGCGAGCCAGCTCGACCCCGAATGGTTCACCGGGGTGGAGAAGGTGGGGGTCACTGCCGGCGCCTCCACACCAAAGTGGCTGATAGACGAGGTTCTCGATCGTATCGCCGAGCTGGATAGAGATAAAAAGCGTTGA
- a CDS encoding ABC transporter permease, with product MGIPYYYSFRNLWTRRLTTALTASGMGLVVFVFAATLMLADGLQKTLVETGSPENVVVIRRSSNSEVQSSMERLQTALLESEPEVAVGSDGNPLFAKELVVLINLQKRVSNKPANVVIRGVGRSSFLLRPSVVLKEGRLPRPGSAEIIAGASIARRFKGGGLGETMRFGMRDWRVVGVFDAGTTGFSSEIWGDVDQMMQAFRRPVYSSVIFRLRDSAGFQRYKERVESDPRLTVEAKRETQYYLDQSEAMAKFLKILGLVLTSVFSIGAVIGAMITMYAAVANRVSEIGTLRALGFQRSSILAAFVLESLFLGLLGGLLGIAAASFMQLITISTMNWQSFSELAFSFALTFGTIWKSLLFSMGMGFIGGVLPAFRAARLSIVDALRAS from the coding sequence ATGGGAATCCCGTACTACTACAGCTTCCGGAATCTCTGGACCCGGCGCCTCACCACCGCTCTTACCGCAAGCGGGATGGGGCTCGTCGTCTTTGTCTTCGCGGCTACACTCATGCTTGCCGACGGGCTGCAAAAGACGCTGGTGGAGACAGGGTCGCCGGAAAACGTGGTGGTGATCCGCCGTTCCTCCAACTCCGAAGTTCAGAGCTCCATGGAGCGTTTGCAGACGGCTCTCCTGGAAAGCGAGCCGGAGGTGGCGGTCGGCTCCGACGGCAATCCCCTCTTCGCAAAGGAGCTGGTCGTCCTCATAAACCTGCAGAAGAGGGTCAGCAACAAGCCCGCGAACGTGGTGATCCGCGGTGTCGGCAGAAGCTCCTTTCTCCTTCGTCCTTCTGTTGTTCTCAAGGAAGGGCGCCTGCCGCGCCCGGGGTCCGCGGAAATCATCGCGGGCGCCAGCATCGCCCGCCGCTTCAAGGGAGGGGGGCTCGGGGAGACGATGCGCTTCGGCATGCGCGACTGGAGAGTCGTCGGCGTTTTCGATGCCGGTACCACCGGCTTTTCCTCGGAGATCTGGGGGGACGTCGACCAGATGATGCAGGCGTTTCGCAGGCCGGTCTACTCGTCGGTGATCTTCCGGCTGCGCGACAGCGCCGGATTCCAGCGCTACAAGGAGCGGGTGGAATCGGATCCGCGGCTCACCGTGGAGGCGAAGCGGGAGACGCAGTATTATCTCGACCAGTCCGAGGCGATGGCGAAGTTCCTGAAGATCTTAGGTCTCGTCCTTACCAGCGTCTTCTCCATCGGGGCGGTCATCGGCGCGATGATCACCATGTATGCCGCCGTGGCAAATCGCGTCAGCGAGATCGGCACCTTGCGCGCGCTGGGGTTCCAGAGGTCGAGCATCCTCGCCGCCTTTGTGCTGGAATCGCTCTTCCTCGGGCTGCTCGGGGGGCTGTTGGGGATAGCGGCAGCATCGTTCATGCAGCTCATCACCATCTCCACCATGAACTGGCAGTCCTTCTCCGAGCTCGCCTTCTCCTTTGCGCTGACCTTCGGGACGATATGGAAGTCGCTCCTTTTCTCCATGGGGATGGGGTTTATCGGCGGGGTACTCCCTGCCTTTCGGGCGGCGCGCCTCAGCATCGTGGACGCGCTGCGGGCGAGCTGA
- the pheA gene encoding prephenate dehydratase, producing MTEKQTLKTLRQEIDSVDDRILELLNQRANLVMQVGAIKTKNQSDFHVPSREREIYERLAAANPGPFPSEAVRGVFREIISACLALESTLKVAFLGPKATFSHLAAMQHFGLSAEIVPERSIPAVFEAVEKGAAYYGVVPVENSTEGMISHTLDMFMDSDLKINAEVLLEVSHFLLSRTGRIEDIKKVYSHPQPLAQCRNWLAEHLPNVPLVDVASTTLAAQIVGEDYTAAAIASEYAANLYDLKVVRARIEDQVNNFTRFLVIGKKITDPTGDDKTSLMFSVRDEPGILHRMLEPFAKRDINLSKIESRPLKRKAWEYIFYLDLSGHIQDPTVAEAVHELGACCQFVKVLGSYPRAR from the coding sequence TTGACTGAAAAGCAGACGCTGAAAACCCTCCGCCAGGAGATCGATTCGGTCGACGATCGTATCCTGGAGCTGTTGAACCAGCGGGCCAATCTGGTCATGCAGGTCGGCGCGATCAAGACCAAAAATCAGAGCGATTTTCACGTACCGAGCAGGGAGAGGGAGATCTACGAGCGCCTTGCGGCTGCCAATCCGGGCCCTTTCCCGTCCGAGGCTGTCCGCGGCGTCTTCCGCGAGATAATCTCCGCCTGTCTTGCCCTCGAATCGACCCTCAAGGTGGCGTTCCTCGGGCCGAAGGCGACCTTCAGCCACCTCGCCGCGATGCAGCATTTCGGGCTCTCCGCGGAGATCGTCCCCGAGCGCTCCATTCCCGCGGTGTTCGAGGCAGTGGAGAAGGGTGCCGCCTACTACGGCGTGGTGCCGGTGGAGAACTCCACCGAGGGGATGATTTCCCATACTCTGGACATGTTCATGGACAGCGACCTCAAGATCAACGCAGAGGTCCTCCTGGAGGTGTCCCATTTTCTGTTGTCCCGCACCGGCCGCATCGAGGACATAAAGAAGGTCTACTCCCATCCGCAGCCGCTGGCGCAGTGCCGCAACTGGCTTGCCGAGCACCTGCCCAATGTGCCGCTCGTCGATGTCGCCTCCACGACCCTCGCAGCGCAGATCGTGGGGGAAGACTACACTGCGGCGGCGATCGCCAGCGAGTACGCGGCCAACCTGTACGATCTGAAGGTCGTGCGCGCCCGCATCGAGGACCAGGTGAACAACTTCACCCGCTTCCTGGTGATCGGGAAGAAGATCACGGACCCGACCGGTGACGACAAGACTTCGCTGATGTTTTCCGTGCGCGACGAGCCGGGGATCCTGCACCGCATGCTGGAGCCGTTCGCCAAGCGCGACATCAACCTTTCCAAGATCGAGTCGCGCCCCCTGAAGCGCAAGGCGTGGGAGTACATCTTCTACCTCGACCTTTCCGGACACATTCAGGATCCCACGGTGGCGGAGGCGGTGCACGAACTCGGCGCCTGCTGCCAGTTTGTGAAGGTCCTCGGCTCGTACCCGCGGGCCCGCTAG
- a CDS encoding 30S ribosomal protein S1 produces MADEKKTYKKKEMPIKRFHDTDEDLDQAEGGEFADLFQDSLRQPQSGEVVKGVVVQIEQDVVLVDVGYKSEGCIRIGEFIDESGELTVKVGDEVNVYFERGENIRGHMVLSKKKADSQVAWETICAAGEGGVIEGKITGKVKGGMTVDVGVEAFLPASQVDLRPGGNMDRFIGQAYQFRILKLNRKRGNLVLSRRALLEEERDKARTETLATLKEGETVEGVVKNIAEYGAFVDLGGVDGLLHVTDMSWGRLGHPSEMVKVGDTLKVMVLKYDREKGKISLGLKQTVPDPWLNVADRYFEGMKVHGRVVSLTDYGAFVSLEDGIEGLVHVSEMSWTRRVRHPSEILRAGEEVDAIILGVDPGNRRISLGLKQTEVNPWTVIGDRYPVGTKIEGQIKNITDFGVFIGIEDGIDGLVHVSDISWTRRVKHPGELFSKGQTVQAVVLNIDVENERLSLGIKQLTPDPWDEIPRKYRPGSRVKGKVTSVTDFGVFLEIEEGIEGLVHVSELSQEKVASPKDFANVGDELEAVVLNVDTSEKKIALSIKALQGAIDKAEFASYMESQGEATSSLGDLLKEKLKKSTEEQ; encoded by the coding sequence ATGGCAGACGAAAAAAAGACGTACAAAAAGAAAGAAATGCCAATCAAAAGGTTCCACGATACGGACGAGGATCTGGATCAGGCAGAAGGTGGGGAATTTGCTGATCTTTTCCAGGACAGCCTGAGGCAGCCGCAGAGCGGCGAGGTGGTCAAAGGCGTTGTTGTTCAGATCGAGCAGGACGTCGTGCTGGTGGACGTCGGTTACAAGTCCGAAGGGTGCATCCGCATCGGCGAGTTCATCGACGAGAGCGGCGAGCTGACCGTCAAGGTCGGTGACGAAGTCAATGTGTACTTCGAGCGCGGTGAGAACATCCGCGGCCACATGGTCCTTTCCAAGAAGAAGGCCGATTCCCAGGTTGCCTGGGAGACGATCTGCGCAGCCGGCGAAGGCGGCGTGATCGAAGGGAAGATCACCGGCAAGGTGAAGGGCGGCATGACCGTCGACGTGGGGGTGGAGGCATTCCTCCCGGCATCCCAGGTTGACCTCCGTCCTGGCGGCAACATGGACCGTTTCATCGGTCAGGCGTACCAGTTCCGCATCCTGAAGCTGAACAGGAAGCGCGGCAACCTGGTACTCTCCCGCCGTGCGCTTCTCGAAGAAGAGCGTGACAAGGCCCGCACCGAGACTCTCGCGACCCTGAAGGAAGGGGAGACCGTCGAGGGCGTGGTGAAAAATATCGCTGAATACGGCGCCTTTGTTGATCTGGGCGGCGTCGACGGCCTGCTGCACGTAACCGACATGTCCTGGGGCCGTCTCGGCCACCCCTCCGAAATGGTGAAGGTGGGCGACACCCTGAAGGTCATGGTTCTCAAGTACGACCGCGAGAAAGGGAAGATCTCTCTCGGCCTGAAGCAGACCGTGCCCGATCCGTGGCTCAACGTCGCTGACCGCTACTTCGAGGGTATGAAGGTTCACGGCAGGGTCGTCAGCCTCACCGACTACGGCGCATTCGTCTCCCTCGAGGACGGCATCGAAGGTCTGGTGCACGTTTCCGAGATGAGCTGGACCAGGAGGGTGCGTCACCCGTCCGAAATCCTCCGCGCTGGTGAGGAAGTCGATGCAATCATCCTCGGTGTAGATCCGGGGAACCGCAGGATCTCCCTCGGCCTGAAGCAGACCGAAGTGAACCCCTGGACCGTGATCGGCGACCGTTACCCGGTCGGCACGAAGATCGAAGGGCAGATCAAGAACATCACCGACTTCGGCGTCTTCATCGGCATCGAAGACGGCATCGACGGCCTGGTCCACGTCTCCGACATCTCCTGGACCCGTCGCGTGAAGCACCCGGGCGAGCTCTTCTCCAAGGGGCAGACCGTGCAGGCAGTCGTTCTGAACATCGACGTCGAGAACGAGAGGCTCTCCCTCGGCATCAAGCAGCTCACTCCGGATCCGTGGGACGAGATCCCCAGGAAGTACCGTCCGGGCTCCCGCGTGAAGGGGAAAGTGACCTCCGTGACCGACTTCGGCGTCTTCCTCGAGATCGAAGAAGGGATCGAGGGTCTGGTACACGTCTCCGAGCTCAGCCAGGAGAAGGTGGCATCTCCGAAGGACTTCGCCAACGTCGGCGACGAGCTGGAGGCAGTCGTTCTCAACGTGGACACCTCCGAGAAGAAGATCGCCCTCTCCATCAAGGCACTGCAGGGCGCCATCGACAAGGCTGAATTCGCCTCCTACATGGAAAGCCAGGGCGAAGCGACCTCCAGCCTCGGCGATCTTCTGAAAGAGAAGCTCAAGAAGAGCACCGAAGAGCAGTAA
- the cmk gene encoding (d)CMP kinase, translating into MSSKVREKGVIVAIDGPSGAGKSTITKLLAQRLGYIHLDTGAMFRAVALMASQRGIAVDDDAALAALCSTLEISFLREGVGARVLVNGEDVSSAIRTEEISLLTSAISARKPVRAALLAMQRQMAREGGVILEGRDIGTVVFPDAEVKFFLTASAEERGKRRFLELAARGEEVTLEDTIAKVISRDSQDEARECAPLRQADDALAVDSTRLSIDEVLNLMEETVRERIAGEKR; encoded by the coding sequence TTGAGCAGCAAAGTAAGGGAAAAAGGGGTAATCGTCGCCATCGACGGTCCCTCCGGAGCAGGGAAGAGCACCATAACGAAACTCCTGGCCCAGCGCCTCGGCTACATCCACCTCGACACCGGCGCCATGTTCCGCGCCGTGGCCCTCATGGCCAGCCAAAGGGGGATCGCGGTCGACGACGACGCGGCCCTCGCGGCACTGTGCAGCACCCTGGAAATCTCCTTCCTCAGGGAGGGGGTGGGGGCGCGGGTGCTGGTAAATGGTGAGGATGTCTCCAGCGCCATCAGGACGGAGGAGATAAGCCTCCTCACCTCCGCGATCTCCGCCAGAAAGCCTGTGCGCGCCGCCCTTTTGGCGATGCAGCGCCAGATGGCCCGGGAAGGGGGGGTGATCCTGGAAGGGCGCGACATCGGCACCGTCGTTTTCCCGGACGCCGAGGTCAAATTTTTCCTCACCGCTTCCGCAGAGGAGCGGGGGAAGCGTCGCTTCCTCGAGCTCGCAGCCCGCGGCGAAGAGGTGACGCTGGAAGATACCATCGCCAAGGTCATCAGCCGCGACAGCCAGGACGAGGCGCGCGAGTGCGCACCGCTCAGGCAGGCGGATGATGCACTTGCCGTCGACTCCACGAGGCTCTCCATCGACGAGGTCCTGAATCTCATGGAGGAGACGGTGCGCGAGCGGATCGCCGGGGAAAAGAGGTAG
- a CDS encoding PLD nuclease N-terminal domain-containing protein has product MPFPVLTFSLLVFTLFAWFFTLVDISRNEFSGSNKASWLLLTVFLPVVGIVLYLSLGRKHRVDKGGWGTSANIAGLITVPIVAATVLIYRFLLGQDLP; this is encoded by the coding sequence GTGCCCTTCCCTGTATTGACCTTTTCCCTCCTCGTTTTCACCCTCTTCGCCTGGTTTTTCACACTGGTAGATATCTCTCGCAATGAGTTTTCAGGCTCCAACAAGGCCTCATGGCTGCTGCTGACTGTTTTCCTTCCGGTGGTAGGGATAGTGCTGTACCTGTCACTTGGGCGGAAGCATCGGGTCGACAAGGGGGGGTGGGGAACTTCTGCCAATATCGCCGGCCTCATCACAGTACCTATCGTCGCCGCAACGGTTCTTATATACCGTTTCCTGTTGGGGCAGGACCTGCCGTAA
- the aroA gene encoding 3-phosphoshikimate 1-carboxyvinyltransferase: protein MQSYTVKGVRGVRGEITVPGDKSISHRSIMLGSLANGITRVSGFLRGEDALATLQAFRDMGIEITDDGETVTIAGKGLHGLSEPTDVLDCGNSGTSMRLLAGLLAGQSFFSVLSGDKYLRNRPMKRVVEPISRMGGRILGRAGNTKAPLAIQGSPLKGISYDSPVSSAQVKSAIMLAALYADGETTITEPHLSRDHSERMFRHFGASVESFPGGVRLSGGAELQGRDIVVPGDISSAAFFMVAALIVPGSELLIKNVGINPTRTGILDILCAMGGDIELLNQSEDSGEPVADILVRSSQLKGIDISGEVVPRAIDEFPAICVAAAHASGTTRVSGAEELRVKETDRIAAMTANLRKAGVEVVDTPDGMEIVGRERLEPCAAESFGDHRIAMSMLVAGIATEGETTVSDVECIATSFPGFLDLLKGVSVS from the coding sequence ATGCAGAGCTACACGGTAAAGGGCGTGCGCGGCGTGCGCGGAGAGATCACGGTTCCGGGCGACAAGTCCATCTCCCATCGCTCCATCATGCTCGGCTCCCTCGCCAACGGCATCACCCGGGTCAGCGGCTTCCTGCGCGGCGAGGACGCACTGGCGACGCTCCAGGCTTTCCGCGACATGGGTATCGAGATCACCGACGACGGCGAGACCGTCACCATCGCCGGCAAAGGTCTGCACGGCCTCTCCGAGCCGACCGACGTCCTCGACTGCGGCAACTCCGGGACCTCCATGCGCCTCCTGGCGGGGCTTCTGGCGGGGCAGTCCTTCTTCTCGGTACTGTCCGGCGACAAGTACCTGCGCAACCGCCCGATGAAGAGGGTGGTGGAGCCGATCTCCCGCATGGGGGGGCGCATCCTTGGACGCGCCGGAAACACGAAGGCGCCGCTGGCGATCCAGGGCTCGCCCCTCAAGGGGATCAGCTATGATTCCCCGGTTTCCAGCGCTCAGGTGAAGTCCGCCATCATGCTCGCCGCGCTCTACGCCGACGGCGAGACGACGATCACCGAGCCGCACCTGTCGCGTGACCACTCCGAGCGGATGTTCCGCCACTTCGGCGCCTCCGTGGAATCGTTCCCCGGCGGTGTCCGCCTCTCCGGCGGGGCGGAGCTGCAGGGACGCGACATCGTGGTGCCGGGGGACATTTCGTCTGCTGCCTTCTTCATGGTGGCGGCACTCATCGTCCCGGGCTCCGAGCTTTTGATCAAGAACGTCGGCATCAACCCCACCCGCACCGGGATCCTCGACATCCTCTGCGCCATGGGGGGAGACATAGAGCTCCTGAACCAGTCGGAGGACTCCGGCGAGCCGGTGGCGGACATCCTGGTCCGCTCCTCCCAGCTCAAGGGGATCGACATCTCCGGCGAGGTCGTGCCGCGAGCGATCGACGAGTTCCCTGCGATCTGCGTCGCAGCGGCCCACGCCTCCGGGACCACCCGGGTGAGCGGCGCTGAAGAGCTCCGGGTAAAGGAAACAGATCGTATCGCGGCCATGACCGCCAATCTGAGAAAAGCGGGTGTCGAGGTCGTGGACACCCCCGACGGGATGGAAATTGTCGGCAGGGAGAGACTGGAGCCCTGCGCCGCCGAGAGCTTCGGCGACCACCGCATAGCCATGTCCATGCTGGTCGCTGGCATCGCCACCGAGGGCGAGACGACCGTTTCCGACGTCGAGTGCATCGCCACCTCATTCCCCGGTTTCCTCGATCTTTTGAAAGGGGTATCCGTCTCTTGA
- a CDS encoding ABC transporter ATP-binding protein has protein sequence MPETASPIVSIRDLAKSYRRGSQLIPVLDGITFDIAQGEFVALMGPSGSGKSTLLNLIAGIDSADHGSIKVAGVEITGLSELELSRWRAGHVGFIFQFYNLIPVLTAFENVELPLLLTSLKKSERREHVETVLSVVGLADRMDHYPAQLSGGQQQRVAIARAIVTDPEILVADEPTGDLDRASAGEILELMDRLVTDFGKTVIMVTHDPRAAEKAHIIRHLEKGVLSQNGG, from the coding sequence ATGCCAGAGACCGCTTCCCCCATCGTTTCCATCAGGGACCTCGCCAAATCGTACCGGCGCGGCAGCCAGCTCATCCCCGTCCTCGACGGCATCACCTTCGACATCGCCCAGGGCGAATTCGTCGCCCTCATGGGCCCCTCCGGATCGGGCAAGAGCACACTTTTGAACCTCATCGCCGGGATCGACTCGGCGGACCACGGCTCCATCAAGGTCGCCGGCGTGGAAATCACCGGTCTCTCCGAGCTCGAGCTCTCTCGCTGGCGCGCCGGGCACGTCGGCTTCATCTTTCAGTTCTACAACCTGATACCGGTGCTGACCGCGTTCGAGAACGTCGAGCTGCCGCTTCTTCTCACCTCGCTGAAGAAGAGCGAGCGCCGCGAGCACGTGGAAACGGTCCTTTCGGTGGTGGGGCTGGCTGACCGCATGGATCATTACCCGGCGCAGCTTTCCGGCGGGCAGCAGCAGCGGGTCGCCATCGCCCGGGCGATCGTTACCGATCCGGAGATCCTGGTGGCGGACGAGCCGACCGGCGATCTGGACAGGGCGTCGGCGGGGGAGATCCTCGAGCTCATGGACCGACTGGTGACGGACTTCGGCAAGACCGTCATCATGGTAACGCACGACCCCCGCGCCGCAGAGAAGGCGCACATCATCAGGCATCTGGAAAAGGGTGTCCTGAGCCAGAATGGCGGGTAA